In Brachypodium distachyon strain Bd21 chromosome 2, Brachypodium_distachyon_v3.0, whole genome shotgun sequence, one genomic interval encodes:
- the LOC100822229 gene encoding protein BONZAI 3: protein MGGCLSGDVRGGMEAVGGAGASGGRGPATAGQGQGGLNEAVDYLLQNNGLRGLYMPLELSFSASKLRNMDVLSKSDPMLVVYAKIDGKLEEIGRTEVILNSLEPSWITKATVNYQFEIVQPLVFRIYDIDTRYHNTPVKMLNLNEQDYLGEASCNLSEIVTKSNHSLTLNLRSGSQHALLGTITVHSEESSSSRTAIEMTFHCLNLDNKDMFSKSDPFLKVSRLTESSVAVPICKTEVVINNLNPVWRPITLTSQQYGSKDNPLLVECFDFDASGDHQFIGALQTTITQLQNIHNSKAGANFYSHKGQKKLKGQLFLDKFQEKVQHTFLDYISGGFELNFMVAVDFTASNGDPRTPQSLHYIDPSGRPNSYQQAILGVSEVLQFYDNDRRFPAWGFGAKIPQGHVSHCFNLNSTTNDCEVVGVEGIMSAYSSTLYSVSLAGPTLFGPVINKAAEIASHSVQYGNNKYFVLLIITDGVITDVQETKDSIVRASDLPLSILIVGVGNADFSQMTILDADFGKRLESSTGRVATRDIVQFVPMREVRGGNVSVAQSLLEELPGQFLEYMRTRDIKPRPPQHAASVPAYPPPPPP from the exons ATGGGAGGGTGCTTATCCGGCGACGTGCGCGGCGGCATggaggccgtcggcggcgcaggcgccAGCGGGGGCCGcgggccggcgacggcgggccAGGGCCAGGGCGGGCTGAACGAGGCGGTGGACTACCTCCTCCAGAACAACGGTCTCCGCGGCCTCTACATGCCTCTCGAG CTATCTTTTTCGGCATCCAAGTTGAGGAATATGGATGTTCTTTCTAAG AGTGATCCTATGCTAGTGGTTTACGCAAAGATAGATGGGAAGTTAGAAGAGATTGGCCGCACTGAAGTGATATTGAATTCACTGGAACCCTCATGGATCACAAAAGCTACAGTTAATTACCAATTTGAGATTGTGCAACCTCTTGT ATTCAGGATATATGACATTGACACAAGGTACCATAATACACCAGTGAAG ATGTTGAACTTGAATGAGCAAGATTATCTAGGGGAAGCAAGCTGCAATTTATCTGAG ATTGTCACGAAGTCCAACCATAGCCTGACGTTGAACCTCCGAAGTGGTTCTCAACATGCCCTTCTGGGCACAATAACAGTACATTCTGAGGAAAGTTCTTCCTCAAGGACTGCAATCGAGATGACATTCCACTGCCTGAACCTGGATAACAAGGACATGTTCTCCAAAAGT GATCCCTTTTTGAAAGTATCGAGACTGACAGAAAGTTCTGTTGCCGTTCCTATATGTAAAACAGAAGTGGTCATTAACAATTTAAACCCTGTATGGAGGCCCATAACACTGACATCACAACAATACGGTAGCAAG GATAACCCACTGCTAGTTGAGTGTTTTGATTTCGATGCCAGTGGAGACCATCAATTTATTGG GGCCCTCCAGACAACTATCACTCAGCTTCAAAATATCCATAATTCTAAGGCTGGAGCAAACTTTTACAGCCATAAGGGACAAAAGAAg TTGAAAGGGCAGTTGTTCTTGGATAAGTTCCAGGAAAAAGTTCAACATACTTTCTTGGACTATATTTCTGGCGGTTTTGAGCTCAATTTTATGGTGGCTGTAGATTTTACTG CTTCAAATGGTGACCCTCGCACACCACAGTCATTGCACTACATTGACCCCTCTGGCAGACCAAACTCATACCAGCAG GCAATACTAGGGGTTAGCGAAGTTCTGCAGTTTTATGACAATGATAGGCGATTCCCTGCATGGGGTTTTGGAGCAAAGATACCGCAAGGACATGTATCCCACTGTTTTAATTTGAATTCAACTACCAATGACTGTGAG GTTGTTGGAGTTGAAGGCATCATGTCAGCGTACTCCTCTACTCTTTACAGTGTTTCCCTCGCTGGGCCGACCTTGTTTGGACCCGTGATCAACAAAGCTGCAGAAATTGCTAGCCATTCTGTGCAATATGGAAACAACAAATATTTTGTCTTGCTCATTATCACA GATGGTGTTATCACTGATGtgcaagaaacaaaagattCTATCGTAAGGGCATCAGATTTACCATTATCAATTCTCATTGTGGGAGTAGGAAATGCTGATTTCTCTCAAATGACG ATCCTAGATGCAGACTTTGGCAAGCGGCTGGAAAGCTCAACCGGCAGGGTCGCGACACGTGACATTGTCCAGTTTGTCCCCATGAGAGAAGTTCGAG GTGGTAATGTCTCGGTTGCCCAGTCTCTGCTGGAAGAGCTGCCGGGGCAGTTCCTGGAGTACATGCGCACCCGGGACATCAAACCGCGACCTCCCCAGCACGCAGCCTCTGTGCCCGCAtacccccctcctcctcctccctag